One genomic window of Solanum dulcamara chromosome 10, daSolDulc1.2, whole genome shotgun sequence includes the following:
- the LOC129870724 gene encoding putative clathrin assembly protein At5g57200 — translation MEKIRKAYGKLKDSTKVGLAKVKSEFKDLDIAIVKATNHVESPPKERHIARIIVATSITCPRADVAYCIHALSRRLSKTRNWIVVIKTLIVIHRVLREGDPSFKEELLRCSQRGHIFQLSNFKDDSSHLGWDCSAWVRTYALFLEERVECFRTLKNDIVAERSTKTSAGINKVHCRSRLLNGEELLEQLPALQQLLYRLTGCQPERGACYNFLIQYALALVLKESFKIYCAINDGIINLVDFFFEMSKPEAIKALSIYKRAGQQAEHLAHFYDFCRGLDIARTFQFPTLKQPPESFLVTMEEYIREAPQTDSMPNKRLEYRETKQKPEKPEEIVPEASENKVPEAKNSQVKHAEVQEETLPKKEETPPLISREEPVDLLGLNQVDPRVAELEERNALALAIIPPGKENPSANNQVGETGKTSGWELALLTKPSNNRSKITPDKELAGGFDKLLLDSLYEDDASRRQIQLQQAGYSAGYGYEMPGQSSVNHNDPFAMSNHIAPQTSVQMMDQQQQQYQMMQQQHMMQQQQRPQQNMLMVHHQYQGQYSQQTWYMGSSNPFGDPFSYPQRAMPPRGNHPLI, via the exons atggagaaaattagaaaagCATACGGCAAGCTTAAAGATTCCACGAAGGTTGGCTTAGCCAAGGTCAAAAGCGAATTCAAG gatttaGATATTGCTATTGTTAAAGCAACAAATCATGTTGAAAGCCCTCCAAAAGAAAGACATATTGCAA GAATTATTGTGGCAACATCGATTACATGCCCACGAGCAGATGTTGCCTACTGCATACATGCACTTTCTAGACGATTGTCAAAGACACGCAACTGGATT GTTGTGATAAAGACACTGATTGTTATTCATAGGGTGTTGCGAGAAGGTGATCCTTCATTCAAGGAGGAACTACTACGCTGCTCTCAGAGAGGGCATATTTTTCAACTATCAAACTTCAAGGATGACTCAAGTCATCTTG GTTGGGATTGCTCAGCTTGGGTACGTACATACGCGCTCTTTCTGGAGGAAAGAGTCGAGTGCTTTAGGACATTGAAAAATGATATTGTGGCAGAAAGAtcaaccaaaacttcagctggAATAAATAAG GTGCATTGTAGAAGTAGGCTTTTGAATGGAGAAGAACTTTTAGAGCAGCTTCCAGCATTACAACAACTCCTTTATCGCTTGACTGGTTGCCAG CCTGAAAGAGGAGCCTGCTATAACTTTCTCATTCAGTATGCCTTGGCTCTG GTGTTGAAAGAAAGTTTCAAGATCTATTGTGCAATCAACGATGGGATAATCAATCTTGTCGACTTT TTTTTTGAGATGTCAAAGCCTGAAGCGATAAAAGCTCTCAGCATATACAAAAGAGCTGGACAACAG GCTGAACATCTCGCTCATTTTTATGACTTCTGCAGAGGCTTGGACATAGCTCGAACCTTTCAGTTTCCTACATTGAAACAG CCTCCAGAGTCATTTCTGGTAACCATGGAGGAATACATTAGGGAAGCACCTCAAACGGATTCGATGCCAAATAAGAGGCTG GAGTATCGAGAAACCAAGCAGAAACCTGAAAAGCCTGAAGAAATTGTCCCCGAGGCAAGTGAAAACAAAGTTCCAGAAGCTAAAAATAGTCAAGTAAAACATGCTGAAGTACAAGAGGAAACACTGCCTAAAAAGGAAGAAACACCACCACTGATATCAAGAGAAGAACCTGTTGATTTGCTG GGCTTGAATCAAGTGGATCCAAGAGTTGCAGAATTAGAGGAAAGAAATGCATTGGCTCTTGCAATCATTCCACCTG GAAAAGAAAATCCATCAGCTAATAATCAAGTGGGTGAAACCGGGAAAACATCAGGATGGGAATTGGCTCTTCTTACAAAACCGAGTAACAATAGAAGCAAAATCACACCAGATAAAGAATTG GCTGGGGGATTCGACAAGTTATTACTTGACAGCTTGTATGAAGATGATGCATCTAGGAGGCAAATACAGCTGCAACAGGCAGGGTATAGTGCAGGGTATGGGTATGAAATGCCTGGACAAAGTTCAGTCAATCACAATGACCCTTTTGCAATGTCAAACCACATAGCCCCTCAAACAAGCGTACAAATGATGGatcagcagcagcaacaataCCAAATGATGCAACAACAACACATGATGCAGCAGCAACAACGACCACAACAAAATATGTTGATGGTACATCATCAATATCAAGGCCAATATTCTCAACAAACGTGGTACATGGGATCTTCCAACCCATTCGGAGATCCCTTCAGTTATCCACAACGTGCCATGCCACCACGGGGAAACCATCCATTGATTTAG